One genomic window of Geoanaerobacter pelophilus includes the following:
- a CDS encoding CxxxxCH/CxxCH domain c-type cytochrome — MFRLMSAPRFACLITFFSLLSAIPVFAIECYQCHGGQTPQDYRPIDAGYRNISTGGFQGSHRTHMATTAVPVTCSRCHQGAAEYGPGHANRLIELAPNINSSPLAAVYRNGSTAFPQRPVPRLGSCSNVNCHFERETKVWGVPPLTVPDGCKECHGAPPGGGDSGAAGSHPQHDLYFPGASGCVKCHTDHTKDAFPFNHATSVGRGLLLGIQNPVSSVRSLYSGALNDYLPKSSSNQFGSCSNVYCHSKGDSLTSYQPNVVPSWGISLPGDCSGCHGNGHGTGTEIVSGSHTIHVGKDFYGQYVYQCSTCHFYTAAGSQAIANRANHVNSQVDVSLAPSFGGVYTADGHAPGAPVGTCQNVYCHSNVQPDGGIGGPTAYNTPEWGDAGSIQCGGCHAGDGGHGHGGVKMATGSHTRHLAYSFTTTTNTVKCMVCHKYTNQPFVTSCYGNPLAVEYGNTVCHWGTGELHANGKVNVRIEPTFGNMSAYQGSPEPGNGYANCTNTYCHSNGTAIATGVNTPSATPNWGSGAIGCTSCHGYPPNYANGTPKANSHARHSTCNLCHYGTTTNGVTITNMATHVNKAYDLAPGSGVSFSYTYASTGGTCSSISCHGGASAVWGATIQCGGCHEVPPATPSHLKHFSGSGVEAAYGDVRIAQDFSANATGYLMNCGNCHPLDQAKHGNGAVDVELFNALAPAGSLKARNPSAAAYSNGTTVHTDSRGFRYTNGTCSSVYCHSYNEWTTPGGVANYTNYSTYLPPNLVETRNYRPVTWNGSALTCSGCHANPPRTRYPDNDLGSGDSHSWINAGGEYNAPYVNGVEERHNANMGYGPMSCRTCHYETLRVANTWTLYTSNSQYMWNAGDVPISNYSKHVNGSGSVDFDRTDPVVYNTYWSGTVTMNLNSAQYDVSRKTCSNVSCHQDQKLIRWGVPYDSWTNQCYVCHSY, encoded by the coding sequence ATGTTTCGATTAATGTCGGCTCCGCGATTTGCCTGCCTGATTACCTTCTTTTCACTTCTTTCTGCGATCCCTGTTTTTGCCATTGAATGCTATCAGTGTCACGGTGGGCAGACTCCACAGGATTACCGTCCGATCGATGCGGGATATCGCAATATCAGCACTGGCGGGTTCCAGGGAAGCCATCGTACTCATATGGCTACAACGGCTGTTCCGGTTACCTGCTCCCGCTGTCATCAAGGGGCCGCCGAATACGGCCCCGGACATGCCAATCGCCTGATAGAACTTGCTCCTAACATCAACTCCTCGCCATTGGCAGCGGTCTATCGTAACGGCAGCACCGCTTTCCCGCAAAGGCCGGTGCCGAGACTGGGGAGTTGCAGCAATGTCAATTGCCATTTCGAGCGGGAAACAAAGGTCTGGGGAGTTCCTCCACTGACAGTGCCGGATGGCTGTAAGGAGTGCCACGGCGCTCCTCCTGGGGGCGGCGATAGCGGCGCTGCTGGGAGCCATCCCCAGCACGATCTTTACTTTCCCGGTGCCAGTGGCTGCGTCAAATGCCATACGGATCACACTAAGGATGCTTTTCCGTTTAATCATGCAACCAGTGTCGGCAGAGGTTTGCTGCTTGGGATCCAGAACCCGGTCTCTTCAGTCCGCAGTCTTTATTCCGGGGCTCTGAACGATTATCTTCCTAAAAGCAGCAGTAACCAGTTTGGCAGTTGCAGTAACGTCTATTGTCACAGCAAAGGTGATAGTTTGACCAGCTATCAGCCGAATGTCGTGCCTTCCTGGGGAATATCGCTTCCGGGAGACTGCTCCGGGTGTCACGGCAATGGCCACGGAACCGGCACTGAGATTGTCAGCGGTTCGCACACTATTCATGTTGGCAAAGATTTTTACGGTCAATACGTCTATCAATGCTCAACTTGCCATTTCTACACCGCGGCAGGCAGCCAGGCCATAGCCAACCGTGCTAATCATGTCAATTCGCAGGTAGACGTATCGCTTGCCCCCAGTTTCGGTGGGGTCTATACCGCTGATGGGCATGCCCCGGGAGCGCCGGTCGGCACTTGCCAGAACGTCTACTGTCACTCCAATGTCCAGCCCGATGGCGGTATTGGCGGACCTACTGCCTATAACACACCGGAATGGGGCGATGCCGGCTCGATTCAGTGCGGGGGATGTCATGCCGGAGATGGTGGCCATGGCCACGGTGGTGTCAAGATGGCCACCGGCAGTCATACCAGGCACCTGGCTTACTCGTTTACCACAACAACCAACACGGTAAAATGCATGGTTTGCCACAAGTACACTAACCAGCCTTTTGTCACCAGCTGCTACGGCAATCCGCTCGCTGTTGAGTATGGGAACACGGTGTGCCACTGGGGTACCGGCGAACTACATGCAAACGGCAAGGTAAATGTCAGGATCGAGCCGACTTTCGGCAACATGAGCGCCTACCAAGGGAGCCCTGAGCCTGGTAATGGCTATGCAAATTGCACTAACACTTACTGCCACAGCAATGGTACCGCTATTGCCACCGGCGTCAACACGCCCAGCGCCACCCCCAACTGGGGAAGCGGGGCGATCGGTTGTACTTCCTGTCACGGCTATCCTCCGAATTATGCCAACGGTACGCCGAAGGCCAACAGCCACGCACGGCACTCAACCTGCAACCTTTGCCACTATGGCACCACCACTAATGGCGTTACGATCACCAATATGGCAACGCATGTCAACAAGGCATATGACCTAGCTCCGGGGAGCGGGGTATCTTTCAGCTACACCTATGCGTCAACCGGCGGCACATGCAGCAGCATCAGCTGTCATGGCGGCGCGAGCGCAGTTTGGGGGGCAACCATCCAATGCGGCGGCTGTCATGAGGTACCTCCGGCCACACCCTCTCACCTCAAGCATTTTTCCGGTTCCGGGGTAGAGGCAGCGTACGGCGACGTGCGGATCGCCCAGGATTTCTCCGCCAATGCCACCGGTTACCTTATGAACTGTGGCAACTGTCACCCGCTTGACCAGGCAAAGCATGGCAACGGTGCGGTTGATGTCGAGTTGTTCAATGCACTCGCTCCGGCAGGCTCGCTTAAGGCGCGGAACCCTTCAGCCGCGGCCTACAGCAATGGCACCACAGTTCACACCGACAGCAGAGGTTTTCGTTATACCAACGGCACTTGCAGCAGTGTCTATTGCCACAGCTATAACGAATGGACTACACCAGGCGGCGTGGCGAACTACACCAACTATTCAACTTACTTGCCACCGAACCTGGTCGAAACTAGAAATTACCGTCCTGTTACCTGGAACGGCTCAGCTCTCACCTGTTCAGGATGCCATGCCAATCCGCCTCGAACGAGGTATCCTGACAACGATCTTGGCTCAGGCGACAGCCATTCCTGGATAAATGCCGGTGGCGAGTACAATGCGCCATATGTGAACGGGGTGGAAGAGCGGCATAACGCGAATATGGGGTATGGGCCGATGTCTTGCCGGACCTGTCATTATGAAACCCTGAGAGTTGCCAATACTTGGACCCTCTATACCAGTAACAGTCAATACATGTGGAATGCCGGCGATGTCCCGATAAGCAATTATTCGAAGCATGTCAATGGCAGTGGCAGTGTTGATTTTGACCGGACCGACCCGGTTGTCTACAATACCTACTGGTCAGGCACTGTCACCATGAACCTCAATTCGGCTCAGTATGATGTCTCGCGCAAGACCTGCTCGAATGTTTCCTGTCATCAGGACCAGAAACTGATCCGGTGGGGCGTCCCGTACGACAGCTGGACTAACCAATGCTATGTTTGCCATAGCTATTGA
- a CDS encoding methyl-accepting chemotaxis protein: MGAVKNLSLGKKLFLSPALLMLFMVLSGVCAFWGLNNQNRVIDDMYNNRFGAYRSCAEVMDNSLQVQTDLYKLLGWANAKYDSAKIEALAKEQTVSLKATADALKKLHDSPKTSAEEKKLYQETMKNQAEYAKAATDMMDMLQADLNAATMFMGTAEEKYQVLGKSLAALIAHQQKISDASFKSSNENYRKVLLIFASVLVVAIIISIIVSFAVNRTVLSPVSRTVTVIEEIAAGDLTKRIDVDSNDEIGQMAQHFNGFADRLHDTVSNIASSATQVASASQQLLSVADRIATGAEEVAAQVGTVATAGEEMSATSGDIAQNCQMAAQGGLQASSAASSGAEVVDRTVQVMHRIASRVQSTAKNVESLGSRSDQIGAIIGTIQDIADQTNLLALNAAIEAARAGEQGRGFAVVADEVRALAERTTKATREISEMIKAIQNETKSAVAAMEEGVKEVESGTEEAAKSGQALQDILEQINAVTMQVNQVATAAEEQTATTAEISNNIHQITEVVQGTANGAQESATAASRLAGLANDLQQLVGQFKL; this comes from the coding sequence ATGGGTGCTGTAAAGAACCTTTCATTGGGTAAAAAGCTGTTCCTTTCCCCGGCTTTGCTGATGCTGTTCATGGTGCTTTCCGGTGTTTGCGCCTTCTGGGGGCTCAACAACCAGAACCGTGTCATAGATGATATGTACAACAATCGATTCGGAGCATATCGTTCATGCGCAGAGGTAATGGACAATTCCCTGCAAGTCCAGACCGATCTCTACAAGCTGCTGGGATGGGCAAACGCCAAATACGACTCCGCAAAAATAGAAGCACTTGCCAAGGAGCAGACGGTAAGTCTTAAAGCTACAGCAGATGCTCTGAAAAAATTGCATGATTCCCCAAAGACCAGTGCCGAAGAGAAAAAGCTCTATCAGGAGACCATGAAAAACCAGGCAGAGTATGCCAAGGCAGCTACTGATATGATGGACATGCTGCAGGCTGATCTGAATGCGGCAACCATGTTTATGGGGACGGCCGAAGAAAAATACCAGGTGCTGGGTAAGAGCCTCGCCGCACTGATTGCCCATCAGCAAAAGATAAGTGATGCCAGCTTTAAGTCATCCAACGAGAACTACCGTAAGGTGCTGTTAATATTTGCAAGCGTGCTGGTTGTCGCGATCATAATCTCGATTATCGTAAGCTTTGCCGTCAACAGAACGGTACTCTCGCCTGTCAGCCGGACTGTTACAGTAATCGAAGAGATCGCTGCCGGAGATCTGACAAAAAGAATAGATGTTGACTCCAATGATGAAATTGGCCAGATGGCCCAGCATTTTAACGGGTTTGCAGACAGGCTTCATGACACTGTGTCGAATATCGCCAGCTCTGCAACCCAGGTTGCTTCTGCATCCCAACAGTTATTGTCAGTGGCTGATCGGATTGCCACCGGAGCTGAAGAAGTTGCGGCTCAGGTTGGCACTGTTGCTACTGCAGGCGAAGAGATGTCTGCCACCAGTGGTGACATCGCTCAGAACTGCCAGATGGCTGCGCAGGGCGGATTGCAGGCAAGCAGTGCCGCATCCAGCGGGGCTGAGGTGGTGGACCGAACCGTTCAGGTCATGCACCGGATTGCCAGCCGGGTCCAGTCAACGGCAAAGAACGTAGAGAGTCTGGGCTCGCGGAGCGACCAGATAGGGGCCATTATCGGGACTATTCAGGACATAGCTGATCAGACCAATCTTCTGGCGTTGAACGCTGCAATTGAGGCCGCACGCGCGGGTGAGCAAGGGCGTGGTTTTGCCGTTGTCGCCGACGAAGTAAGGGCCCTTGCCGAGCGGACCACCAAGGCGACCCGTGAGATCAGCGAAATGATCAAGGCCATTCAGAACGAGACGAAGAGTGCTGTTGCTGCTATGGAAGAAGGTGTCAAGGAAGTTGAGAGTGGCACTGAAGAGGCAGCTAAGTCCGGGCAGGCGTTACAGGATATTCTTGAGCAGATAAATGCCGTCACCATGCAGGTGAACCAGGTGGCAACTGCCGCAGAAGAGCAAACAGCAACCACCGCCGAGATCAGTAACAACATCCATCAGATTACCGAAGTGGTTCAGGGAACGGCAAACGGTGCTCAGGAATCGGCAACTGCTGCCAGCCGGTTGGCCGGTTTAGCCAACGATTTGCAACAGCTGGTAGGGCAGTTCAAGCTATAA
- a CDS encoding cache domain-containing protein, whose protein sequence is MKRIVALCVGMMLVMGLSGLASAATTKADAEAMVKKAIAFVKENGKEKGFAEINNPKGKFVKEDVYVTVYDLNGKCLAHGSNAKMVGKDLMGMKDPDGVAYVKARVDIAKSKGKGWQDYKFNNPVTKKIEPKTVYVEKYEDMAFSAGVYKH, encoded by the coding sequence ATGAAGAGAATTGTTGCTTTGTGTGTGGGGATGATGCTTGTGATGGGCTTATCAGGGCTTGCTTCTGCAGCAACAACCAAAGCTGATGCTGAAGCGATGGTCAAGAAGGCGATTGCCTTCGTCAAGGAGAACGGCAAGGAAAAGGGGTTTGCTGAGATCAACAATCCCAAAGGGAAATTCGTCAAAGAAGATGTATATGTTACCGTTTATGACCTCAACGGAAAATGTCTGGCTCACGGCAGTAACGCCAAGATGGTCGGTAAAGACCTGATGGGGATGAAAGACCCTGATGGAGTAGCTTACGTAAAGGCACGTGTGGATATTGCCAAGTCCAAAGGTAAAGGATGGCAGGATTACAAGTTCAATAACCCGGTAACCAAGAAGATTGAGCCGAAAACGGTTTATGTAGAGAAATACGAGGATATGGCTTTTTCCGCAGGTGTTTATAAACACTAA
- a CDS encoding methyl-accepting chemotaxis protein — protein MGLANFSVRTKILLGFFVVIAITVALGLFSLYEERNLGAEAENMGTNLIPSIVSLSSIERGINDTRRGEIQASNKQDDLKAVDKYQTRLGEKKEAVAKFATVYDKMELSNDEKKEWVATKELIDKYFKSANQTFVLIKEGKKQEALDHQNNVTKTDFDELSKKLGELIKYNEKEAEETLKRVIADNRQGVVMSIVLLAISIIVAIAIAIVIARMISSPVQRLTREVERVAQGELNVHIEHSGSDEIAQLSAAFATMVESLRTLIGKVSSTSTTVSSAATQLMATSEQIATGAEEVAAQAGTVATAGEEMSATSGDIAQNCQMAAEGSNQASQAASSGSEVVNNTVQVMARIASRVQETAKTVESLGARSDQIGEIVATIQDIADQTNLLALNAAIEAARAGEQGRGFAVVADEVRALAERTTKATREISEMIKAIQNETKGAVAAMEAGVQEVEQGTTEAAKSGQALQEILEQVNAVTMQVNQVATAAEEQTATTSEISNNIHQITEVVQETAKGAQESAAAANQLARTAEELQRLVGQFKL, from the coding sequence ATGGGACTGGCTAATTTCAGTGTGCGAACCAAAATATTGCTTGGGTTTTTCGTTGTTATTGCAATTACCGTAGCTCTCGGCCTCTTCTCTCTCTACGAGGAACGCAACTTGGGCGCAGAAGCGGAAAATATGGGGACTAACCTGATTCCGAGCATTGTGTCTCTGAGCTCTATCGAGCGAGGAATTAATGATACCCGGCGTGGCGAAATTCAGGCCAGCAACAAGCAGGATGACCTTAAGGCGGTTGATAAATACCAAACCAGACTTGGTGAAAAAAAAGAAGCTGTGGCAAAGTTTGCAACTGTATATGACAAGATGGAGTTGAGCAACGATGAAAAGAAAGAGTGGGTGGCAACCAAAGAGCTGATCGACAAATATTTTAAGTCAGCGAATCAGACCTTTGTTCTGATCAAAGAAGGGAAGAAGCAGGAGGCGCTCGACCACCAGAATAACGTCACGAAGACTGATTTTGACGAGCTATCGAAAAAGTTGGGAGAGTTGATCAAATATAATGAAAAAGAGGCCGAGGAAACCCTTAAGCGGGTTATCGCAGATAATCGCCAGGGGGTGGTGATGAGCATCGTGCTGCTGGCAATCTCGATAATTGTTGCCATTGCAATTGCCATTGTCATTGCCCGTATGATCAGTTCACCGGTGCAGCGACTGACCAGGGAGGTTGAGCGGGTTGCGCAAGGAGAATTGAACGTTCATATCGAGCATTCCGGCAGTGACGAAATAGCTCAGCTGTCTGCTGCTTTTGCAACGATGGTGGAAAGCTTGCGCACCCTTATCGGTAAGGTCAGCTCTACATCAACAACAGTCTCCTCGGCTGCCACCCAGTTGATGGCAACCTCAGAGCAGATTGCCACCGGTGCCGAGGAGGTAGCGGCCCAGGCCGGCACCGTAGCCACTGCCGGTGAAGAGATGTCAGCCACCTCCGGCGATATCGCCCAGAACTGCCAGATGGCGGCCGAGGGGAGCAATCAGGCGAGTCAGGCTGCCAGTTCAGGCTCAGAAGTGGTTAACAATACTGTCCAGGTCATGGCACGGATCGCCAGCCGGGTGCAGGAGACCGCCAAGACAGTCGAGAGCCTGGGGGCCAGGAGCGACCAGATTGGTGAGATTGTTGCCACCATCCAGGATATCGCCGACCAGACCAACCTGCTGGCTTTGAACGCTGCCATTGAGGCGGCCCGTGCCGGTGAGCAGGGGCGCGGTTTTGCTGTTGTCGCCGACGAGGTGCGGGCCTTGGCCGAGCGGACCACCAAGGCAACCCGCGAGATCAGCGAGATGATCAAGGCAATCCAGAACGAGACCAAGGGAGCCGTTGCCGCCATGGAAGCCGGAGTACAGGAGGTTGAGCAGGGGACCACGGAAGCAGCCAAGAGCGGCCAGGCGCTGCAGGAAATCCTTGAGCAAGTCAATGCTGTCACCATGCAGGTGAACCAGGTAGCTACCGCTGCCGAAGAGCAGACCGCTACCACCAGCGAGATCAGCAACAACATCCACCAGATCACTGAGGTAGTGCAGGAGACAGCCAAGGGCGCCCAGGAATCGGCTGCTGCCGCCAACCAGCTGGCCAGGACCGCCGAGGAGCTGCAGAGGCTGGTGGGGCAGTTCAAGCTGTAA